The Pseudofrankia inefficax genome window below encodes:
- a CDS encoding AAA family ATPase, translated as MSLQEHAFADVADVRGRLRETGYLADEAIATTIFLADRLRKPLLVEGPAGTGKTELAKALAGSTGAELIRLQCYEGLDEARALYEWNYKKQLLRIQSASGDGGGDWRSTHDDIFSEEFLLARPLLSAIRRDGPTVLLIDETDKADVEVEGLLLEVLSDFQVTIPELGTIAATRRPFVVLTSNATRELSEALKRRCLYLNLDYPSAAREKEILLARVPELPEQLAEALVRTVRALRAMELKKAPSIAETIDWGQTVLALGFDSLDEEEVKSTLGVVLKHASDQARAISQLKLGAN; from the coding sequence ATGTCGTTGCAGGAACACGCCTTCGCTGATGTCGCGGACGTCCGCGGCCGGTTGCGGGAGACGGGCTACCTCGCCGACGAGGCGATCGCCACCACCATCTTCCTCGCGGACCGGCTGCGCAAGCCGCTGCTGGTCGAGGGACCGGCGGGCACCGGCAAGACGGAGCTCGCCAAGGCGCTGGCCGGGTCCACCGGGGCCGAGCTGATCCGCCTGCAGTGCTACGAGGGCCTGGACGAGGCGCGCGCGCTCTACGAGTGGAACTACAAGAAGCAGCTGCTGCGCATCCAGTCCGCGTCCGGCGACGGCGGTGGTGACTGGCGCTCGACGCACGACGACATCTTCAGCGAGGAGTTCCTGCTCGCCCGGCCGCTGCTGTCCGCGATCCGCCGGGACGGGCCGACCGTGCTGCTCATCGACGAGACCGACAAGGCCGACGTCGAGGTCGAGGGCCTGCTGCTGGAGGTGCTCTCCGACTTCCAGGTGACCATCCCGGAGCTCGGCACGATCGCCGCGACCCGCCGGCCGTTCGTCGTCCTGACCTCGAACGCGACCCGTGAGCTGTCGGAGGCGCTCAAGCGCCGCTGCCTCTACCTGAACCTGGACTACCCGTCGGCGGCCCGGGAGAAGGAGATCCTGCTCGCCCGGGTCCCCGAGCTGCCGGAACAGCTGGCCGAGGCGCTGGTCCGCACGGTCCGCGCGCTGCGCGCGATGGAGCTGAAGAAGGCCCCGTCGATCGCGGAGACCATCGACTGGGGCCAGACCGTGCTCGCGCTCGGTTTCGACTCGCTGGACGAGGAAGAAGTGAAGAGCACCCTGGGTGTGGTGCTCAAGCACGCGAGCGACCAGGCCCGCGCGATCAGCCAGCTCAAGCTCGGCGCCAACTGA
- a CDS encoding DUF885 domain-containing protein, producing the protein MRSSPAPSDLAAVADGILDDLFARRPEWATELGDHRFDDRLTDYGRGAHADLVRALARHRAALDRVDVAGLDPEAAVDRSMLSDLLAAQEFEATALREHEWNPLVHLPGHALHRLLARPFAPAPDRLRLLAGRLGALPDALATARRVLGPMPRVHVETAVGQAGGLAGLIGADVGAMLAGEPSLRSLVEPAQAAALRAVEEFADWLRDRLPGAAAGSGAGADTEADRGAGDDGRLDADPRGPRLGERLWAGRLGHALASDLTSAEIVSAARERLDWLSEEIAAVAAEFLGEPAGPGVVRRALDRVAADAPTDATVVADIRAALAEVNAFLAATELVGPTDAPLEVVVMPEFARGVSVAYCDPPGPLETAPLTTFYAIAPTLAGWPEERRRSFYREYNRASLRNLTVHEAIPGHHLQLAASTRFRGPTRVRAAAWSGTFTEGWAVYAEQLMAEAGFGGLPVRLQQLKVQLRMTINALLDHGVHCEGMSRAEAMSLMRDRGLQEEGEAFGKWRRALLTSGQLSTYFVGWKELTELRQSLSPAPSALRAFHDELLAHGSPPPRHLRALLRTSAFITA; encoded by the coding sequence ATGAGGAGCTCCCCTGCGCCGTCGGATCTCGCGGCGGTGGCCGACGGAATTCTGGACGACTTGTTCGCGCGCCGGCCCGAGTGGGCGACCGAGCTCGGCGACCACAGGTTCGACGACCGGCTCACCGACTACGGCCGGGGCGCGCACGCCGACCTCGTCCGGGCGCTGGCCCGGCACCGGGCGGCGCTCGACCGGGTCGACGTCGCGGGGCTTGACCCCGAGGCGGCGGTGGACCGGTCGATGCTCTCAGACCTGCTCGCGGCCCAGGAGTTCGAAGCCACCGCGCTGCGTGAGCACGAGTGGAACCCACTCGTCCACCTGCCCGGCCACGCGCTGCACCGTCTGCTCGCCCGGCCGTTCGCGCCAGCCCCCGATCGGCTGCGGCTGCTTGCCGGCCGGCTCGGGGCCCTGCCGGACGCGCTGGCGACCGCCAGGCGAGTCCTCGGCCCGATGCCCCGGGTGCACGTCGAGACCGCCGTCGGGCAGGCCGGTGGACTGGCCGGCCTCATCGGTGCGGACGTAGGCGCGATGCTGGCGGGGGAGCCGTCGCTGCGCTCGCTGGTCGAGCCAGCCCAGGCGGCGGCGCTGCGAGCCGTCGAGGAGTTCGCCGACTGGCTGCGTGACCGGTTGCCCGGCGCGGCGGCCGGTTCGGGCGCTGGCGCGGATACCGAGGCCGACCGAGGGGCGGGGGACGACGGGCGTCTCGACGCCGACCCACGCGGCCCACGGCTTGGCGAACGGCTGTGGGCGGGCCGGCTCGGGCATGCGCTGGCCAGCGACCTGACCTCGGCCGAGATCGTTTCCGCGGCCCGCGAACGGCTCGACTGGCTCTCTGAGGAGATCGCCGCCGTCGCCGCCGAGTTCCTGGGCGAACCGGCTGGCCCCGGCGTCGTGCGTCGGGCCCTCGACCGGGTGGCCGCCGACGCGCCGACCGACGCGACGGTCGTCGCCGACATCCGCGCGGCGCTCGCGGAGGTCAACGCCTTCCTCGCGGCGACGGAGCTGGTCGGCCCGACCGATGCCCCGCTGGAGGTCGTCGTGATGCCAGAGTTCGCGCGGGGCGTCTCGGTCGCCTACTGCGACCCGCCCGGACCGCTGGAGACCGCGCCTCTAACTACCTTCTACGCGATCGCCCCGACGCTCGCCGGCTGGCCTGAGGAACGCCGGCGGTCGTTCTACCGCGAGTACAACCGGGCCTCTCTGCGTAACCTGACCGTCCACGAGGCGATCCCGGGCCATCATCTGCAGCTTGCCGCGTCCACTCGGTTCCGCGGCCCGACGCGGGTCCGGGCCGCCGCCTGGTCCGGGACATTCACCGAGGGCTGGGCGGTCTACGCCGAGCAGCTCATGGCTGAGGCCGGCTTCGGCGGGCTGCCCGTGCGGCTGCAGCAGCTGAAGGTACAGCTGAGGATGACGATCAATGCTTTGCTCGACCACGGCGTGCATTGCGAAGGGATGTCCCGCGCGGAGGCGATGTCCCTGATGAGGGATCGCGGGCTACAGGAGGAGGGCGAGGCCTTCGGCAAGTGGCGCCGGGCGCTGCTGACCTCCGGACAGCTGTCCACCTATTTCGTGGGCTGGAAGGAGCTGACCGAACTCCGCCAGTCGCTGAGCCCGGCGCCTTCGGCCCTGCGCGCCTTCCACGACGAGCTCCTCGCGCACGGCTCACCCCCGCCCCGCCACCTGCGCGCATTGCTGCGCACCTCGGCCTTCATCACCGCCTGA
- a CDS encoding DUF4349 domain-containing protein, whose amino-acid sequence MAVDELLDTRVEPVADGRDDSPGVGAGRWPAGSRGIRFSRRGVIVAAVVLVGIVVLVAVLGSVVGSRGGNGGDSSSGSARSVPAAAPAGGFGVNSADSSAGGTEIAPDSAAAPAAGAASSVAGSGVAPAPTGADSGAGRPAGVQPRIVWTGSMNVQVAAGAVDPTIHKISAAAQGLGGYLSANQVTGTATTTDDVPQSATITVRVPAASFGKLQDAVTGVGTVQSSTTSSQDVTAQYVDLQAREDALTTSRGTYLTLLSKATTVGDILAVQQQIDGVQTQIEQIEGQRKVLADQSDLGTLTVDLSEKGAQVHEPGKENGFVHAFRVAGRSFLRGLEGIISALGVVALIALVVAVLYLLYRLVGRIRRGTGGTPASRVAVPAPAARKARPTEATAVADDEPGTETTGGVETTGGGG is encoded by the coding sequence ATGGCGGTGGACGAACTTCTGGACACCCGGGTCGAGCCCGTGGCCGATGGGCGGGACGACAGTCCCGGTGTGGGAGCAGGCCGCTGGCCGGCTGGCTCGCGGGGGATTCGCTTCTCCCGCCGAGGCGTGATCGTCGCGGCGGTCGTGCTGGTCGGCATCGTGGTGCTGGTAGCGGTGCTAGGCAGCGTCGTCGGCTCACGTGGCGGCAATGGAGGCGACAGCTCCAGCGGCAGCGCGAGGTCGGTCCCGGCCGCCGCTCCGGCGGGTGGTTTCGGCGTCAACAGTGCGGACAGCTCGGCCGGCGGGACCGAGATCGCGCCCGACTCCGCCGCCGCACCGGCGGCCGGCGCCGCCTCGTCCGTCGCGGGCTCCGGGGTGGCGCCGGCTCCGACGGGCGCCGACTCGGGCGCCGGGCGGCCGGCCGGGGTCCAGCCGCGCATCGTGTGGACCGGGTCGATGAACGTCCAGGTGGCGGCCGGCGCCGTCGATCCGACGATCCACAAGATCTCCGCCGCCGCGCAGGGACTGGGCGGCTACCTGTCGGCCAACCAGGTGACCGGTACGGCGACCACCACCGACGACGTCCCGCAGAGCGCCACGATCACCGTCCGGGTGCCCGCGGCCTCGTTCGGCAAGCTGCAGGACGCCGTCACCGGCGTCGGCACCGTCCAGTCGTCCACGACGTCCTCCCAGGACGTCACCGCCCAGTACGTCGACCTGCAGGCCCGTGAGGACGCGCTGACGACGTCGCGGGGCACCTACCTGACGTTGCTGTCGAAGGCGACGACGGTCGGCGACATCCTTGCCGTCCAGCAGCAGATCGACGGGGTCCAGACGCAGATCGAGCAGATCGAGGGACAGCGCAAGGTCCTCGCCGACCAGAGCGACCTGGGCACCCTGACCGTCGACCTGAGCGAGAAGGGCGCCCAGGTGCACGAGCCGGGCAAGGAGAACGGCTTCGTGCACGCGTTCCGCGTCGCGGGCCGCAGCTTCCTGCGCGGCCTGGAGGGCATCATCTCCGCGCTCGGCGTGGTCGCGCTCATCGCGCTGGTGGTCGCCGTCCTTTACCTGCTCTACCGCCTGGTCGGCCGGATTCGCCGTGGTACCGGTGGCACCCCGGCCAGCCGGGTAGCTGTCCCGGCACCTGCCGCCAGGAAGGCCAGGCCCACCGAGGCGACCGCCGTCGCGGACGACGAGCCCGGCACCGAGACGACCGGCGGCGTCGAGACCACGGGCGGCGGGGGCTGA
- the aceB gene encoding malate synthase A gives MGATGESAGATDGVEVEREVAGLDASDAASLAADVLTDDAVAFVAGLQRAFGARRSELLANRARRRAAIAAGGSLDFLPETAEVRAGAWTVAPPAPDLADRRCEITGPTDAKMVINALNSGARLFMADFEDANVPTWANLLDGQRNLTAAIAGTLSFTNPDGRVYRLVDRPATLVVRPRGWHLPERHVMVDGAAVSGSLFDAGLYLFRNARTLAAAGRTPAFYLPKMESHLEARLWNDVFGFAEDALRLAQGTIRATVLIETLPAAFEMDEILYELREHSAGLNAGRWDYLFSTIKTFAARPGEFLLPDRNAVTMTAPFLRAYTELLVSTCHRRGAHAIGGMAAFIPSRRDPAVNAAALAKVRADKVRESGDGFDGSWVAHPDLVPVCTEVFDGVLGAAPNQLSRQRPDVHVTADALLDVAATPGEITEQGVRINISVGLRYLETWLRGSGAVGIDNLMEDAATAEISRSQLYQWVAAGAKLADGRVVTAELVRQILAEEVARLSPSGPVPDAEAGSLPGAGESAEAGKAGGRWADALELFEQTALGEPFAEFLTLPAYDRI, from the coding sequence ATGGGTGCGACAGGCGAGTCAGCGGGCGCGACGGACGGCGTCGAGGTCGAGCGGGAGGTGGCCGGGCTCGACGCCTCGGACGCGGCCTCGCTCGCCGCGGACGTGCTCACCGACGACGCGGTGGCGTTCGTCGCCGGGCTGCAGCGCGCGTTCGGCGCGCGGCGCTCCGAACTGCTGGCCAACCGGGCCCGGCGGCGGGCCGCGATCGCCGCGGGCGGATCGCTGGACTTCCTGCCCGAGACGGCCGAGGTCCGCGCCGGCGCCTGGACGGTCGCCCCACCCGCCCCGGATCTGGCCGACCGCCGCTGCGAGATCACCGGCCCGACGGACGCGAAGATGGTCATCAACGCCCTCAACAGCGGCGCCCGGCTGTTCATGGCGGACTTCGAGGACGCCAACGTCCCCACCTGGGCGAACTTGCTCGACGGCCAGCGCAACCTCACCGCGGCGATCGCGGGCACGCTGTCCTTCACCAACCCGGACGGCCGCGTCTACCGGCTCGTCGACCGGCCCGCGACCCTGGTCGTCCGGCCGCGCGGCTGGCATCTGCCCGAGCGGCACGTCATGGTCGACGGCGCCGCCGTGTCCGGCTCGCTGTTCGACGCCGGGCTCTACCTGTTCCGCAACGCGCGGACCCTCGCGGCGGCCGGCCGGACCCCGGCGTTCTACCTGCCGAAGATGGAGAGCCACCTCGAGGCCCGGCTGTGGAACGACGTGTTCGGCTTCGCCGAGGACGCCCTGAGGCTCGCCCAGGGCACCATCCGGGCCACCGTGCTGATCGAGACGCTCCCGGCCGCGTTCGAGATGGACGAGATCCTCTACGAGCTGCGCGAGCACTCCGCCGGGCTCAACGCGGGCCGCTGGGACTACCTGTTCTCCACGATCAAGACGTTCGCCGCCCGGCCCGGCGAGTTCCTCCTGCCCGACCGCAACGCCGTGACGATGACCGCGCCGTTCCTACGGGCGTATACCGAACTGCTCGTCTCGACCTGCCATCGGCGCGGCGCGCACGCGATCGGTGGCATGGCGGCGTTCATCCCGTCGCGGCGCGACCCCGCGGTGAACGCGGCCGCCCTGGCGAAGGTCCGGGCCGACAAGGTCCGCGAGTCCGGGGACGGGTTCGACGGCAGCTGGGTCGCGCATCCCGACCTCGTCCCCGTCTGCACCGAGGTCTTCGACGGCGTCCTGGGCGCCGCGCCCAACCAGCTCAGCCGGCAGCGCCCCGACGTCCACGTCACCGCCGACGCGCTCCTCGACGTCGCCGCGACCCCTGGCGAGATCACCGAGCAGGGGGTGCGGATCAACATCAGCGTCGGGCTGCGCTACCTGGAGACCTGGTTGCGCGGCTCCGGCGCGGTCGGCATCGACAACCTGATGGAGGACGCGGCCACCGCGGAGATCTCGCGCAGCCAGCTCTACCAGTGGGTCGCCGCCGGCGCGAAGCTCGCCGACGGCCGGGTCGTCACCGCCGAGCTGGTCCGCCAGATCCTCGCCGAGGAGGTCGCTCGGCTGAGCCCGTCGGGCCCGGTCCCGGACGCGGAAGCGGGCTCTCTGCCGGGCGCCGGCGAATCGGCCGAGGCCGGAAAGGCCGGCGGGCGATGGGCGGACGCCCTCGAGCTTTTCGAGCAGACCGCGCTCGGTGAACCCTTCGCCGAGTTCCTCACACTGCCCGCCTACGACCGGATCTGA
- a CDS encoding glutamate-5-semialdehyde dehydrogenase: protein MQVSADDVRASAVRAKQAAAVLAPLTRAAKDTALLGMADALLARADELIRANAEDVAAARAAGTSPALVDRLTLTEARLTAMADGLRQVAALDDPVGEVLRGRVLPNGIELRQVRVPLGVVGIIYEARPNVTVDAAGLCLKSGNAALLRGSASAQRSNVALVGVLRDAAVAAGLPADAVQLVPGVDHESVKHLMRLRGLVDVLIPRGGAGLIRAVVEESTVPVIETGIGICHVYVDKDADLDMAVEIAVNSKTQRVSVCNSAETLLVHADVAAEFLPKVLGALTAAGVTIHGDEAVRAADPTALAATEDDWAAEYLSLDLAVKVVPSLDAAVEHIRRYGSGHTESIVTSSLAASRRFIATCDSAAIMVNVSTRFTDGERFGMGAEIGISTQKLHARGPMGLPELTSTTWIGIGDGHLV from the coding sequence ATGCAGGTCTCCGCGGACGATGTCCGAGCGAGCGCGGTACGCGCGAAGCAGGCCGCGGCGGTCCTCGCCCCACTGACACGCGCGGCCAAGGACACCGCCCTGCTGGGCATGGCCGACGCGCTGCTGGCCCGCGCCGACGAGCTGATCCGCGCCAACGCCGAGGACGTCGCCGCGGCGCGGGCGGCCGGCACCTCGCCCGCGCTGGTCGACCGGCTCACCCTCACCGAGGCCCGGCTGACCGCGATGGCCGACGGCCTGCGCCAGGTGGCCGCGCTCGACGACCCGGTGGGCGAGGTCCTGCGCGGTCGGGTGCTGCCCAACGGCATCGAGCTGCGCCAGGTCCGCGTCCCGCTCGGCGTGGTCGGGATCATCTACGAGGCCCGGCCGAACGTCACGGTCGACGCGGCCGGGCTGTGCCTGAAGAGCGGCAACGCGGCGCTGCTGCGCGGCAGTGCCTCGGCCCAGCGGTCCAACGTCGCGCTCGTCGGCGTGCTGCGCGACGCCGCGGTCGCCGCCGGCCTGCCGGCCGATGCCGTGCAGCTCGTCCCCGGGGTCGACCACGAGTCGGTCAAGCACCTCATGCGCCTGCGCGGCCTCGTCGACGTGCTGATCCCGCGCGGCGGTGCCGGCCTGATCCGCGCCGTCGTCGAGGAGTCGACGGTGCCGGTGATCGAGACCGGGATCGGCATCTGCCACGTCTACGTGGACAAGGACGCCGACCTCGACATGGCGGTGGAGATCGCGGTCAACTCCAAGACCCAGCGGGTCTCGGTCTGCAACTCGGCCGAGACGCTGCTCGTGCACGCCGACGTCGCCGCGGAGTTCCTGCCGAAGGTGCTCGGCGCGCTCACCGCGGCGGGCGTCACGATCCACGGCGACGAGGCGGTGCGCGCCGCGGACCCGACCGCGCTGGCGGCGACGGAGGACGACTGGGCGGCCGAGTACCTCTCGCTCGACCTCGCCGTGAAGGTCGTTCCGTCGCTCGACGCGGCCGTCGAGCACATCCGTCGCTACGGCAGCGGGCACACCGAGTCGATCGTCACCAGTTCGCTCGCCGCCTCCCGGCGGTTCATCGCCACCTGCGACAGCGCCGCGATCATGGTGAACGTCTCGACCCGGTTCACCGACGGCGAGCGGTTCGGCATGGGTGCCGAGATCGGCATCTCCACCCAGAAGCTGCACGCGCGTGGCCCGATGGGCCTGCCCGAGCTGACGTCGACCACCTGGATCGGCATCGGCGACGGTCACCTCGTCTGA
- a CDS encoding glycosyltransferase family 2 protein — protein MPAEPLPITVIVPIYNGAALLGDALTSALTQEPPPARVIVVDDGSTDDPDAVLAEFPTVEVIKQQNQGVGAARNAGLRRADTDYVVFLDQDDRLVPSALAHATKLLDTEPDAAFVSGRNRMIRADGAPWESGAADLRPAVRRDHYRELLYQSWIVPPSTVLFRRSLLTTAGGWSEDRRLKGADDYELYLRLARQYPVLDTEECYAEYRMHGANTSSDAQKMLDGITFVLRRERVHTQSSIELERARRSGLAFWRAVLGLKAAGQELMLAAKTRQAIPAAAGKAVVMVARHPVSFGELVKDHLVHASARAGGGGFRAVLVETRRRLG, from the coding sequence ATGCCGGCAGAGCCACTGCCGATCACCGTCATTGTGCCGATCTACAACGGTGCGGCACTTCTCGGTGACGCGTTGACCAGCGCGTTGACACAAGAACCACCGCCGGCGCGGGTGATTGTGGTGGACGACGGCTCCACCGACGACCCGGACGCTGTCCTGGCCGAGTTCCCCACGGTCGAAGTGATCAAGCAGCAGAACCAGGGCGTCGGAGCGGCGCGTAATGCCGGCCTGCGGCGGGCGGACACCGACTACGTCGTGTTCCTCGACCAGGACGACCGCCTGGTGCCCAGCGCGCTGGCACACGCGACCAAACTCCTGGACACGGAACCGGACGCCGCGTTCGTCTCCGGGCGCAACCGCATGATCAGGGCCGACGGCGCGCCGTGGGAGTCCGGCGCGGCGGACCTGCGGCCGGCGGTCCGGCGGGATCACTACCGGGAGCTGCTCTATCAGTCCTGGATCGTTCCGCCCTCGACCGTGCTGTTCCGCCGTTCCCTGCTGACGACGGCCGGCGGCTGGTCGGAGGACCGCAGGCTGAAGGGCGCCGACGACTACGAGCTATACCTCCGGCTCGCGCGCCAGTACCCGGTGCTGGATACCGAGGAGTGCTACGCGGAGTACCGGATGCACGGCGCGAACACGTCAAGCGACGCCCAGAAGATGCTCGACGGCATCACGTTCGTGCTGCGCCGCGAACGCGTCCACACACAGAGCAGCATTGAGCTGGAGCGGGCCCGCCGGTCCGGGCTGGCGTTCTGGCGGGCGGTGCTGGGCCTCAAGGCGGCGGGGCAGGAACTGATGTTGGCGGCGAAGACCCGTCAGGCCATTCCCGCCGCGGCCGGCAAGGCCGTCGTCATGGTCGCCCGCCACCCGGTCTCTTTCGGCGAGTTGGTGAAAGACCATCTCGTGCACGCCTCCGCCCGGGCTGGCGGTGGCGGCTTTCGCGCGGTGCTCGTCGAGACCCGCCGCCGCCTCGGCTGA
- a CDS encoding vWA domain-containing protein → MNLVDRTVEFTAALRRAGVPVSTAETVDAARAVGAIGWLDREAVRAAFATTMCKRPLYRNAFDTLFDLYFPPRIGDGVAIGGDGVPGLGDGEPSGEEREPTREELDALKKALREQLQQALLDGDDESLRDLARQAVAAFGSAPGGGQNGRSWFVFRVLRAMSPDTLIAALLAAMLGPQERGGLAERIARQTITDRIRSFEEMIQSEIRRRMAEERGLQATERTAVKPLTDQVEFLRASHQDLVELRRQVYPLARRLATRLTAKRRSGRTGRLDFRRTVRASLATGGVPLETKHRPHKPHKPELVVLCDVSGSVASFAHFTLMLTHALREQFSKVRAFGFIDTTDEVTRFLRGVDLGDMMGRIASEADLVWFDGHSDYGHAIEVFAERYPDAVGPKTSLLVLGDARNNYRATESTIFKRLCSQARHAYWLNPEPKSYWGSGDSATKAYGDIVDEMVECRNVEQLEAFIERLLPT, encoded by the coding sequence ATGAACCTGGTGGACCGCACGGTCGAGTTCACGGCCGCGCTACGGCGGGCCGGCGTGCCGGTGAGCACGGCCGAGACCGTCGACGCCGCCCGTGCCGTCGGCGCGATCGGCTGGCTGGACCGGGAGGCCGTCCGGGCCGCCTTCGCGACCACGATGTGCAAGCGGCCGCTCTACCGCAACGCCTTCGACACCCTGTTCGACCTGTACTTCCCGCCCCGGATCGGCGACGGCGTGGCCATCGGCGGCGACGGCGTCCCGGGCCTCGGTGACGGCGAGCCCAGCGGCGAGGAGCGCGAGCCGACCCGCGAGGAGCTGGACGCGCTGAAGAAGGCGCTGCGCGAGCAGCTCCAGCAGGCCCTGCTCGACGGCGACGACGAGTCGCTGCGCGACCTCGCCCGCCAGGCCGTCGCCGCGTTCGGCTCCGCCCCCGGCGGCGGGCAGAACGGCCGCTCGTGGTTCGTCTTCCGGGTGCTGCGCGCGATGTCCCCGGACACCCTGATCGCCGCCCTGCTCGCCGCGATGCTCGGCCCACAGGAACGCGGCGGGCTCGCCGAGCGGATCGCCCGGCAGACCATCACCGACCGGATCCGCTCCTTCGAGGAGATGATCCAGTCCGAGATCCGCCGCCGGATGGCCGAGGAACGCGGCCTTCAGGCCACCGAGCGCACGGCGGTCAAGCCGCTCACCGACCAGGTCGAGTTCCTGCGGGCCTCCCACCAGGACCTCGTCGAGCTGCGCCGCCAGGTCTACCCGCTGGCCCGACGGCTCGCGACCCGGCTGACCGCCAAGCGCCGGTCCGGCCGCACCGGCCGGCTGGACTTCCGCCGCACCGTCCGCGCGTCGCTGGCCACGGGCGGCGTGCCGCTGGAGACCAAGCACCGCCCGCACAAGCCGCACAAGCCCGAGCTGGTCGTGCTGTGCGACGTCTCCGGCTCGGTCGCGTCGTTCGCGCACTTCACCCTGATGCTCACGCACGCCCTGCGCGAGCAGTTCTCGAAGGTGCGGGCGTTCGGCTTCATCGACACGACCGACGAGGTCACCCGGTTCCTGCGCGGCGTCGACCTCGGCGACATGATGGGCCGGATCGCCAGCGAGGCGGACCTGGTCTGGTTCGACGGCCACAGCGACTACGGCCACGCCATCGAGGTGTTCGCCGAGCGCTATCCGGACGCCGTCGGCCCCAAGACGTCCCTGCTCGTCCTCGGCGACGCCCGCAACAACTACCGCGCGACCGAGTCGACCATTTTCAAGCGGCTGTGCTCCCAGGCCCGGCACGCCTACTGGCTGAACCCGGAGCCGAAGTCCTACTGGGGCTCCGGCGACTCGGCGACCAAGGCCTACGGCGACATCGTCGACGAGATGGTCGAGTGCCGCAACGTCGAACAGCTGGAAGCCTTCATCGAGCGGCTCCTGCCGACCTGA
- a CDS encoding FxsB family cyclophane-forming radical SAM/SPASM peptide maturase codes for MPAALPWPVPVRGPANAGFIPAADRAAAAWNAPLPPGWTPTPFREFVLKVASRCNLDCDYCYVYHLADQSWRAQPRFMTDETAAATADRVAEHVRTHELEFVNFRLHGGEPLLAGQDRLRRIVRILRERLTPLTEVTVTVQTNGVLLDEPMAAFLLKEDIGVGISLDGDRYANDLHRTYADGRSSYDEVVAAIRMMQRPEFRSHFLGLLCTIQLEADPAQVWGELLRLGVEGADFLLPHGTWENPPPGLTPGDGRTPYADWLIPLFDSWFDAPIRQLSVRTFESLVHLLLGGVGAHESFGLAPVALVVVESDGSYEQVDTLKAVGQGAAASGRTVFTDPLDALFDVPAFVQRQLGLHGLSAECHRCEVVATCGAGLFPHRYRPGGGFTNPTVFCADQYALIVHIQRRVEEALERRGTTLAAVRAG; via the coding sequence GTGCCCGCCGCATTGCCGTGGCCGGTACCGGTTCGCGGGCCGGCCAACGCGGGCTTCATCCCCGCGGCGGATCGAGCGGCAGCGGCCTGGAACGCGCCGCTACCGCCCGGGTGGACGCCCACGCCGTTCCGTGAGTTCGTTCTCAAGGTCGCCTCGCGCTGCAACCTCGACTGCGACTACTGCTACGTCTATCACCTGGCCGACCAGTCGTGGCGAGCTCAGCCGCGGTTCATGACCGACGAGACAGCGGCCGCGACGGCGGACCGGGTCGCCGAGCACGTGCGAACCCACGAACTGGAGTTCGTGAACTTCCGGCTTCACGGCGGGGAGCCGCTGCTCGCGGGCCAGGATCGGCTGCGCCGGATCGTCCGCATCCTCCGTGAGCGTCTCACCCCGCTGACGGAGGTCACCGTCACGGTGCAGACGAACGGCGTGCTGCTCGACGAGCCGATGGCGGCATTCCTCCTCAAGGAGGACATCGGCGTCGGCATCAGCCTGGACGGCGACCGATATGCCAACGACCTGCATCGCACCTACGCCGACGGCCGGTCCAGCTATGACGAGGTGGTCGCGGCTATTCGCATGATGCAGCGGCCCGAGTTCCGCTCGCATTTCCTCGGACTGCTGTGCACAATTCAACTGGAGGCGGACCCGGCCCAGGTCTGGGGCGAATTGCTCAGGCTGGGCGTCGAGGGCGCGGATTTCCTGCTCCCGCACGGCACCTGGGAAAACCCACCACCGGGCCTCACCCCGGGCGATGGTCGCACCCCTTACGCCGACTGGCTCATCCCGCTGTTCGACAGCTGGTTCGACGCGCCGATCAGGCAGCTCTCGGTGCGCACCTTCGAGTCGCTGGTGCATCTGTTGCTCGGGGGAGTAGGCGCCCACGAGTCGTTCGGGCTCGCCCCGGTCGCGCTGGTCGTCGTCGAGTCGGACGGTTCCTATGAGCAGGTGGACACGCTGAAGGCCGTCGGGCAGGGCGCCGCCGCCAGCGGTCGGACCGTGTTCACGGACCCGCTCGACGCGCTGTTCGACGTTCCGGCCTTCGTGCAGCGCCAACTCGGGCTGCATGGCCTTTCCGCCGAGTGCCACCGCTGCGAGGTCGTGGCGACCTGCGGAGCTGGGCTGTTCCCGCACCGCTACCGGCCCGGGGGCGGATTCACCAACCCGACGGTCTTCTGCGCGGACCAGTACGCGCTGATCGTCCACATACAGCGGCGCGTCGAGGAGGCTCTCGAGCGCCGGGGCACCACTCTGGCGGCCGTCCGCGCCGGTTGA